One window from the genome of Lonchura striata isolate bLonStr1 chromosome 24, bLonStr1.mat, whole genome shotgun sequence encodes:
- the FNDC10 gene encoding fibronectin type III domain-containing protein 10 — protein MPGTPSLLPPLLALLCLGVADPQADPAEPWCPYKVGGDGARLCFRPPARGFQCSARGCRAHRSAGGALVANVLRNGSVLLQWGLRHWGPPPPRPSAALRGFALNCSWDGTYTRFPCDSVELGAACRDYLLAEAHGSVRYRLCLQPRYAPPRPAPPAQCVEFRVEPAAMRDIVVAMTAVGGSICVMLVFICLLVAYITENLMSPAVRRGGHAAAAARRA, from the coding sequence aTGCCCGGCACGCCCAgcctgctgcctcctctgctcGCCCTGCTGTGCCTCGGGGTGGCCGACCCCCAGGCCGACCCCGCCGAGCCGTGGTGCCCCTACAAGGTGGGCGGCGATGGGGCGCGGCTGTGCTTCCGCCCGCCGGCCCGCGGCTTCCAGTGCTCGGCCCGCGGCTGCCGCGCGCACCGCTCCGCCGGCGGCGCGCTGGTGGCCAACGTGCTGCGGAACGGCAGCgtgctgctgcagtgggggCTGCGGCACTGGGGGCCGCCGCCTCCGCGCCCCTCCGCCGCCCTGCGCGGCTTCGCGCTCAACTGCTCGTGGGACGGCACCTACACGCGCTTCCCCTGCGACAGCGTGGAGCTGGGGGCCGCGTGTCGCGACTACCTGCTGGCCGAGGCGCACGGCAGCGTGCGCTACCGCCTGTGCCTGCAGCCGCGCtacgccccgccgcgccccgcgccgcccgcgcaGTGCGTGGAGTTCCGCGTGGAGCCCGCGGCCATGCGCGACATCGTCGTGGCCATGACGGCCGTGGGGGGATCCATCTGCGTGATGCTCGTCTTCATCTGCCTGCTCGTGGCGTACATCACCGAGAACCTCATGAGCCCCGCGGTGCGCCGCGGGGGACACGCGGCCGCCGCTGCGCGCCGCGCGTAG
- the SSU72 gene encoding RNA polymerase II subunit A C-terminal domain phosphatase SSU72: MPSAPLRVAVVCSSNQNRSMEAHNILSKRGFSVRSFGTGTHVKLPGPAPDKPNVYDFKTTYDQMYNDLLRKDKELYTQNGILHMLDRNKRIKPRPERFQNCKDVFDLILTCEERVYDQVVEDLNSREQETCQPVHVINVDIQDNHEEATLGAFLICELCQCIQHTEDMENEIDELLQEFEEKSGRTFLHTVCFY, from the exons ATGCCGTCCGCGCCGCTCCGCGTGGCCGTGGTGTGCTCCAGCAACCAGAACCGCAGCATGGAGGCGCACAACATCCTCAG CAAACGAGGATTCAGCGTCCGATCCTTTGGCACAGGGACTCACGTGAAACTGCCAGGACCAGCCCCGGACAAGCCAAATGTTTATGACTTCAAAACAACATATGATCAGATGTACAATGATCTGCTTAGGAAAGACAAAGAACT ATACACACAGAATGGAATTTTACACATGTTGGACAGAAATAAGAGAATCAAGCCACGACCAGAAAGATTCCAGAACTGCAAAGACGTTTTTGATTTGATCCTAACGTGTGAAGAAAGAGTCTATGATCAAGTAGTAGAAG ATCTGAACTCGCGGGAGCAGGAGACGTGTCAGCCCGTGCACGTCATCAACGTGGACATCCAGGACAACCACGAGGAGGCCACGCTGGGCGCCTTCCTCATCTGcgagctctgccagtgt ataCAGCACACAGAAGACATGGAAAATGAAATAGATGAGCTGTTACAGGAATTTGAAGAGAAAAGTGGAAGGACTTTTCTTCATACTGTCTGCTTTTATTAA